The sequence AAGTGATGGGAAGAGGGGTGAAAGGGGGGCGGCTTCAGTAGTTGAAGTGCCTCTGGCCAGGCTGATGGACAAGCCCAGTAGTGGACTTGGCATGCCGGGGCCGGCCCTCGCGGAGCATGTTGAGACGGCGCAGGGCGTTGCGGGAGAGGCTCTGGCGATCCACGTTGTCCCGGATCCGCTGCGCGAGGCGGCCATGTTTGACCTGCGCCAGGAGGCTGGCATGGGCGGCCAAGGCGGCTGCATAGCAGCCAGTAGAGTGGCTCGGCCGGCGCTGGACCTCCGTCCTGACAACGGGAGAAACAGAGCTGGACgttagctagatagatagattgattgattgataaattgatagatatatagatactttattgatccccaaggggaaattcaagacgtTTGACAAGGGCACCAACAAAATATAAGTTCCTACACTGATATTTCAGACCATGTGTAGCTCTCACATGAAGCCATACGACTGGaatgaaatacattttcagaaacCAGTTTTTGGCTTACAATATGGCTTCGGATCAACTCGTATGCCAAATGAGTAAATGTAAAAGTCCTGGTTGAGGTAAATGTAAGTAAATGGTTGCAGAGTGTTGGCTGAACTAGTCAAGGCATTTATCAACCTTAAAGATACGCAAAAGAGTCATTCTAGAACATACTATAGTAGATATTACATCgaacaacaaatgtttcaaaatcataaaaaaatgaattCAGCACAAAACAATTCTCTGGCGTCTTACCTGTGCAGGGATGGCTCATGAGAGTTCTCCTTCACCAGGGGTCGGCTGGCGTGGCGAGGGTTGTGGACAGCGTAGACGGACATGCTCGGGTGCTCGATCAGTAGGTTCTCCAGGGGGCTGGTCTCCAGCAGGACAGGAGTGCGACCCCCAGCGGTGAAGCACGGCGGCGGGGTGATGAACCAGCTCTCCTCCAACGCGCAGCCCTTAAACGCCCCATCCTCTCCTTCGTCatcctcgtcgtcctcctcctcctcctcctcctcgccttcGCCTGCCGCATCCAGCCGCAAGAAACCACCATCCTCTGGGTCAAGGTCGGTGTCGGCGGCCGAGTACAGCGAGGAGCAGGAGTAGGAGCGAAGCGGATGGTCAGGAGAAGG comes from Sardina pilchardus chromosome 6, fSarPil1.1, whole genome shotgun sequence and encodes:
- the tp53inp1 gene encoding tumor protein p53-inducible nuclear protein 1, producing MTKAPHPLPPPAAGLTCPAQPPVPRSTADATMFQRFTSILFGDSVEDIRGGMAQPGFDEKEDDDEWILVNCLAEARAGSCGEGLVEISPEDLADLEAPSPDHPLRSYSCSSLYSAADTDLDPEDGGFLRLDAAGEGEEEEEEEDDEDDEGEDGAFKGCALEESWFITPPPCFTAGGRTPVLLETSPLENLLIEHPSMSVYAVHNPRHASRPLVKENSHEPSLHRTEVQRRPSHSTGCYAAALAAHASLLAQVKHGRLAQRIRDNVDRQSLSRNALRRLNMLREGRPRHAKSTTGLVHQPGQRHFNY